Proteins encoded within one genomic window of Oryza glaberrima chromosome 12, OglaRS2, whole genome shotgun sequence:
- the LOC127757739 gene encoding probable sugar phosphate/phosphate translocator At4g32390 — translation MGGTGDDGAKAPAAAAAMDFVSSSSSSPAPAPSVLKSVLLSYAYVSVWITLSFSVIVYNKYILDPKMYNWPFPISLTMIHMAFCASLAVVLVRVLRVVAVPASPPMTPSLYASSVVPIGALYALSLWFSNSAYIYLSVSFIQMLKALMPVAVYSLAVAFRTDSFRRASMLNMLGISAGVAVAAYGEARFDAFGVMLQLAAVAAEATRLVLIQILLTSKGMSLNPITSLYYIAPCCLVFLTLPWYFVELPRLRAAAGAAVRPDVFVFGTNSLCAFALNLAVFLLVGKTSALTMNVAGVVKDWLLIAFSWTVIKDTVTPVNLVGYGIAFLGVAYYNHAKLQGLKAREAERRAASMATAKDGDAEAGARLLPEKDAGEQKN, via the coding sequence ATGGGCGGcaccggcgacgatggcgccaAGGCCcctgcggccgccgcggccatggacttcgtgtcgtcgtcgtcgtcttctccggcgccaGCGCCGTCGGTGCTCAAGTCGGTGCTACTGTCCTATGCGTACGTGAGCGTGTGGATCACACTCAGCTTCTCGGTGATCGTGTACAACAAGTACATCCTTGATCCCAAGATGTACAACTGGCCATTCCCCATCTCCCTCACCATGATCCACATGGCGTTCTGCGCCTCCCTCGCCGTGGTGCTCGTCCGCGtcctccgcgtcgtcgccgtgccgGCGTCACCGCCCATGACGCCCAGCCTCTACGCCTCCTCCGTCGTGCCGATCGGCGCGCTCTACGCGCTGTCGCTCTGGTTCTCCAACTCCGCGTACATCTACCTCTCCGTCTCCTTCATCCAGATGCTCAAGGCGCTCATGCCCGTCGCCGTCtactccctcgccgtcgccttccgcACCGACTCCTTCCGCCGTGCCTCCATGCTCAACATGCTCGGCATCTCCGCGGGCGTCGCCGTGGCCGCCTACGGCGAGGCGCGGTTCGACGCGTTCGGCGTCATGctgcagctcgccgccgtcgccgccgaggccaCGCGGCTCGTGCTCATCCAGATACTGCTCACCTCCAAGGGCATGTCGCTGAACCCCATCACCTCGCTCTACTACATCGCGCCGTGCTGCCTCGTGTTCTTGACGCTGCCGTGGTACTTCGTCGAGCTGCCGCggctgcgcgccgccgcgggcgccgccgtccGGCCCGACGTGTTCGTGTTCGGGACGAACTCGCTGTGCGCGTTCGCGCTCAACCTGGCGGTGTTCCTGCTGGTGGGGAAGACGTCGGCGCTGACCATGAACGTGGCCGGCGTCGTCAAGGACTGGCTGCTCATCGCCTTCTCCTGGACAGTGATCAAGGACACCGTCACGCCGGTCAACCTCGTCGGCTATGGCATTGCCTTCCTCGGCGTCGCCTACTACAACCATGCCAAGCTGCAGGGGCTCAAGGCCAGGGAGGCAGAGAGGAGGGCCGCGTcaatggcgacggcgaaggaCGGCGACGCAGAAGCCGGTGCGCGGCTGCTGCCGGAGAAAGATGCCGGTGAGCAGAAGAACTGA
- the LOC127756779 gene encoding probable carboxylesterase 15 — protein sequence MPSTTTAPETDPSKTVVEEITGWLRLYSDGTVERLTPPGAEPFTVIFPPYTEPRNGVTVHDVTTARGVDARLYLPAEPATAHRPRRRPLLLHFHGGGFCLSSPSWALYHNFYASLTTKLDVAGIVSVFLPLAPEHRLPAAIDAGHAALLWLRDVACGEDENNNGAAHHLDPAVERLRDEADFARVFFIGDSSGGNLVHLVAAHAAAKDDGARADLHPVRLAGGVLLNPGFAREEKSRSELENPPSLFLTEEMVDKLLALGVPLGMNKDSPYTSPSLAAEAVARLHMPPMLLMVAEKDLLHDPQVEYGEAMARVGKTVETVVSRGAVAHVFYLNFFAVESDPLTAERTRELIDTIKTFIDRY from the coding sequence ATGCCCTCTACAACCACGGCGCCGGAGACCGATCCTAGCAAGACCGTCGTCGAGGAGATCACCGGCTGGCTCCGCCTCTACTCCGACGGCACAGTCGAGCGGCTGACACCACCGGGCGCGGAGCCCTTCACCGTCATCTTCCCGCCCTACACCGAGCCGCGCAATGGCGTCACCGTGCACGACGTCACCACGGCCAGGGGTGTAGACGCCCGCCTCTACCTCCCGGCCGAGCCGGCAACCGCGCAccggccacggcggcgtccTCTCCTCCTTCACTTCCATGGCGGTGGTTTCTGTCTCTCCAGTCCATCGTGGGCTCTTTACCACAACTTCTACGCCTCTCTTACCACGAAGCTCGACGTCGCCGGCATCGTCTCCGTCTTCCTCCCACTTGCGCCCGAGCACCGCCTCCCTGCCGCCATTGACGCTGGCCATGCCGCGCTTCTCTGGCTGCGGGACGTCGCTTGCGGCGAGGACGAGAACAACAAcggcgccgcccaccacctTGATCCGGCGGTGGAACGCCTACGTGACGAGGCCGACTTCGCGCGCGTGTTCTTCATCGGCGACAGCTCCGGCGGTAACCTCGTGCACCTCGTCGCGGCacacgcggcggcgaaggatGACGGCGCGCGGGCTGATCTCCACCCGGTGAGGCTCGCCGGCGGGGTACTTCTCAATCCGGGGTTCGCACGGGAGGAGAAGAGCCGATCGGAGCTGGAGAACCCGCCGAGCTTGTTCCTgacggaggagatggtggacaAGCTCCTGGCGCTCGGGGTGCCATTGGGGATGAACAAGGACAGCCCGTACACCTCGCcgtcgctggcggcggaggccgtGGCGCGCTTGCATATGCCACcgatgctgctgatggtggcGGAGAAGGACTTGCTCCATGATCCGCAGGTGGAGTACGGCGAGGCCATGGCGCGCGTTGGGAAGACGGTGGAGACGGTGGTGAGCCGGGGCGCGGTGGCGCACGTTTTCTACCTCAACTTCTTCGCGGTGGAGTCCGACCCCCTCACGGCGGAGCGGACAAGGGAGCTCATCGACACCATTAAGACATTTATCGACAGATACTGA
- the LOC127756684 gene encoding uncharacterized protein LOC127756684 isoform X2, with protein sequence MGWKAAEKLIRHWKILRGDNVMIIRGKDKGESGLIKRVIRSQNRVIVEGKNLVKKHIKQGEGHTGGIFSIEAPLHVSNVQVLDPVTGKPCKIGYKYLEDGTKVRFARGMNASGAVIPRPEILKERRKPRPTSPGPKDTPIEHVLEKTYDAKAGIGMPDL encoded by the exons ATGGGGTGGAAGGCTGCGGAGAAGCTCATCAGACACTGGAAGATCCTCCGCGGTGACAAC GTGATGATCATAAGAGGCAAGGACAAGGGGGAGAGCGGGCTCATCAAGCGGGTCATTCGGTCGCAGAACCGTGTCATCGTCGAGGGAAAGAATTTG GTTAAGAAACATATTAAGCAAGGAGAAGGACATACAGGTGGGATTTTCTCAATTGAAGCTCCACTTCATGTTTCAAATGTTCAAGTACTTGATCCAGTCACTGG GAAACCATGTAAGATTGGATACAAGTATTTGGAAGATGGAACTAAAGTCAGGTTTGCTAGAGGAATGAATGCATCTGGTGCTGTGATACCCAGGCCAGAAATTTTGAAGGAGCGAAGAAAGCCAAGACCTACATCAC CTGGCCCAAAGGATACACCAATTGAACATGTGCTGGAGAAAACCTATGATGCCAAGGCTGGAATTGGGATGCCTGATCTATAG
- the LOC127756684 gene encoding uncharacterized protein LOC127756684 isoform X1, whose product MGWKAAEKLIRHWKILRGDNVIIFPRPRILLRPSPLSSKISNFGAVYFQVMIIRGKDKGESGLIKRVIRSQNRVIVEGKNLVKKHIKQGEGHTGGIFSIEAPLHVSNVQVLDPVTGKPCKIGYKYLEDGTKVRFARGMNASGAVIPRPEILKERRKPRPTSPGPKDTPIEHVLEKTYDAKAGIGMPDL is encoded by the exons ATGGGGTGGAAGGCTGCGGAGAAGCTCATCAGACACTGGAAGATCCTCCGCGGTGACAACGTAATTATCTTTCCCCGTCCTCGCATTCTTCTTCGCCCCTCTCCTCTTTCTAGCAAAATCTCCAATTTCGGCGCTGTTTATTTCCAGGTGATGATCATAAGAGGCAAGGACAAGGGGGAGAGCGGGCTCATCAAGCGGGTCATTCGGTCGCAGAACCGTGTCATCGTCGAGGGAAAGAATTTG GTTAAGAAACATATTAAGCAAGGAGAAGGACATACAGGTGGGATTTTCTCAATTGAAGCTCCACTTCATGTTTCAAATGTTCAAGTACTTGATCCAGTCACTGG GAAACCATGTAAGATTGGATACAAGTATTTGGAAGATGGAACTAAAGTCAGGTTTGCTAGAGGAATGAATGCATCTGGTGCTGTGATACCCAGGCCAGAAATTTTGAAGGAGCGAAGAAAGCCAAGACCTACATCAC CTGGCCCAAAGGATACACCAATTGAACATGTGCTGGAGAAAACCTATGATGCCAAGGCTGGAATTGGGATGCCTGATCTATAG
- the LOC127756682 gene encoding probable carboxylesterase 17, giving the protein MATLPQMAATKERQEAANPTTTTRTLVESVTNWIRVYSDGSVDRLGPPEAAAFMVLVPPYDDPRDGVTVHDVATDHGVDVRLYLTTTTPAGRRPVLVHFHGGGFCLSHAAWSLYHRFYARLAVELDVAGIVSVVLPLAPEHRLPAAIDAGHAALLWLRDVACGTSDTIAHHAVERLRDAADFSRVFLIGDSAGGVLVHNVAARAGEAGAEPLDPIRLAGGVLLHPGFILPEKSPSELENPPTPFMTQETVDKFVMLALPVGTTSRDHPYTSPAAAVTAAEGAQLPPMLVMVAEEDMLRDAQVEYGEAMARAGKAVETVVSHGRGIGHVFYLNWFAVESHPVAAARARELVDAVKSFVDSH; this is encoded by the coding sequence ATGGCAACATTGCCGCAAATGGCCGCGACCAAGGAGCGTCAAGAGGCGGCTAACCCGACCACGACGACCAGGACGCTGGTCGAGTCCGTCACCAACTGGATCCGCGTCTACTCCGACGGCTCCGTCGACCGCCTCGGCCCGCCGGAAGCCGCCGCGTTCATGGTCCTCGTCCCGCCGTACGACGACCCACGCGACGGGGTCACCGTCCACGACGTCGCCACGGACCATGGCGTCGACGTCCGCCTGTacctgacgacgacgacgccggccgggcGCCGCCCTGTTCTCGTCCATttccacggcggcggcttctgCTTGTCCCACGCCGCGTGGTCGCTCTACCACCGCTTCTACGCCCGCCTCGCCGTGGAGCTCGACGTCGCGGGCATCGTCTCCGTCGTCCTCCCGCTCGCGCCGGAgcaccgcctccccgccgccatcgacgccgGACACGCCGCGCTGCTCTGGCTCCGTGACGTCGCGTGCGGCACCAGCGACACCATCGCGCACCATGCGGTCGAACGCCTTCGCGACGCCGCCGACTTCTCCCGCGTGTTCCTCATCGGCGACAGCGCGGGCGGCGTCCTCGTGCACAACGTGGCGGCACGCGCCGGCGAGGCTGGGGCCGAGCCTCTCGACCCGATACGCCTCGCCGGCGGTGTCCTCCTCCACCCGGGCTTCATCTTGCCGGAGAAGAGCCCGTCGGAGCTGGAGAACCCTCCCACGCCGTTCATGACGCAGGAGACGGTGGACAAGTTCGTCATGCTCGCGTTGCCGGTGGGAACCACCAGCAGGGACCACCCGTAcacgtctccggcggcggcggtgacggcggcggagggagcccAGCTGCCGCCGATGCTGGTGATGGTCGCGGAGGAGGACATGCTCCGCGACGCGCAGGTGGAGTACGGCGaggccatggcgcgcgcgggcAAGGCAGTGGAAACGGTGGTCAGCCACGGCCGCGGGATCGGCCACGTGTTCTACCTCAACTGGTTCGCCGTGGAGTCCCAccccgtcgcggcggcgcgggcgcgggagcTCGTCGACGCCGTCAAGAGCTTCGTCGATAGCCACTGA
- the LOC127756683 gene encoding NAC domain-containing protein 90-like produces the protein MEKHVEKMLSLGFRFNPSAEDLITFYLPRLIAGKPTKDTEKFVCRADVYGSEPSDLAGKFAPVPRCEKGGRFFFTSCKRHKGSSTKKERTAGAGTWVRQNSKEVKNKAGVKVGETQNFRFKKDGSYTDWLMEEHHCCRQQAVAGDEEPVICRMYVSPRAPPDSAARQESAAFVQQQPAPQVSEPPCDKKKRDDVAEEAPAAA, from the coding sequence ATGGAGAAACACGTCGAGAAGATGCTCAGTTTAGGCTTTCGTTTCAACCCGTCTGCAGAGGATCTCATCACCTTCTACCTGCCACGGCTGATCGCCGGCAAGCCAACGAAAGACACCGAGAAATTCGTCTGCCGCGCTGATGTTTACGGCAGCGAGCCCAGTGACCTCGCCGGAAAGTTCGCGCCGGTGCCCAGGTGCGAGAAAGGCGGCAGGTTCTTCTTCACTAGCTGCAAGCGGCACAAGGGGAGTAGCACCAAGAAAGAGCGAACGGCGGGGGCTGGCACCTGGGTGAGGCAGAACAGCAAGGAGGTGAAGAACAAGGCGGGGGTCAAGGTCGGCGAGACGCAGAACTTCCGTTTCAAGAAGGACGGGAGCTACACCGACTGGCTGATGGAGGAGCACCACTGCTGCCGGCAgcaggccgtcgccggcgacgaggagccgGTCATCTGCCGGATGTACGTGTCCCCGCGGGCGCCTCCGGATTCCGCGGCGCGCCAGGAATCCGCTGCTTtcgtgcagcagcagccggcgccGCAGGTTTCCGAGCCGCCGTGCgacaagaagaagagagatgatgtggcaGAAGAAGCCCCTGCCGCGGCTTAG